A window of Pan paniscus chromosome X, NHGRI_mPanPan1-v2.0_pri, whole genome shotgun sequence genomic DNA:
GCCTCTGATCAAACATGTCGAGGGATGAGGCACCTTCCACCTCATAAGGCAGCCTGATCCGTCTTTGAATGGCTCTAATAATACCAAGATTACTATACTACTCGAGAGAAGTCTTTCCTCCTCAAGTCAAACTTTGTTCCTATAATCTCCACTCATTGGTCCCAGTTCTGCTCTTTGAGGCCCTAGTAAACAAAGTATAATTGCTCTCCTACCCAGCAGCTGTCCAGATATGGAAGACAGCAATCATGGTGGCCAAGCCTTGACTGAGCTTTTTCTTCTCCAGGCTAAAGATCCCTGATGTCTTCCACTGTTTCTCCTATGACCCTTTCCAGGACCTTTTTTCTGCCACTCACCTCCTTTTCTTGGACACACTAACTTTTTCCTGTTCCTTTAGAATGTGGCACCGCAAACGAATACAATAATGCCTGAAGTGACTTCAGCAGCAGATTATGGGAAAGAGGGGGTGTTGTTAGAGAGAATATTATATCACAAAGTTGGTGAACATGATGTTATGGCTTCTGCAAATTTAATACACACAaaagcatacatacatacagggaTAGAGATACTATTTTCTGAGGCAAAGAGAGTACTCAGACCTTGCCTTAACTGTTGTTCTGGATACTAAATGGTCATCCGACTTCCATGAAGGTTTTATCTTCAGAATGACTGCAAGATATGTTGAGTAATAGTACCACGCTGTCTGTTAATTACAGAGGAATCTGAGGAAACAGTTTATGTAGATGCTGCCTAGAAGTCTTCAGGGAAATGATAACATTAACCAAACTGGTCATTTAGGTCATGCAATTTAACTCAACATTTATAGGGCACTTACAAAGTGCCCAATATCAGGCTCATAACTGGACAAAAAGAAACTTCCACACAGTCTCTGCCCTTAGAAGATTGACACATCTCATTAGGGAGCAGGGCTTTAACACAAGAAATAATTAAAGACAGATACAATAGTTCGGCCAGTTGCTTGACCAATTCAGAAACCATAAGAATCTTACTAAGTGTGCAGACTTTGGAGCCCACTAAAATCCCCAGTGTATGGAGTTGTTCCTAAAAGCAAGATTCACGGTATGTTTAGTGAAGACCAGTGTTTTTAGCCTGTGTCAATCTATGCAAAATGGAATCGAGTATTGATCAACTGTTAGGAGAATGAGACCAATGGAAACAGCCAATTCAATTACTCAGATATTAGAAACCAACTTTTCCTTCAGTGGGAGAGATGTCAGAccattttatctttccttttatatAATCTATTTTTGCACAGTCTCTATTACACAGTTGTAGAACTGGACCAGATAGTTTTGTGGGCAGTTTTTGCATTATTTTAGCCTGACAGTTTTTGGTTCCATTTCAGGTGATCAGAATCCTCAAATTGCGGCACATGTCATAAGTGAGGCCAGCAGTAAAACAACATCTGGTAAGTCACACAGCATCTGAGCGGTAGCCACCCAAGGGGAAAGGCTGGGATGCCGAAGTCATGTTACCTAATGGTTAAACTCTTTTCCCCTGGGACCCAATTTACAAACCTACCCCTACACTTCTCCTATTCCCTTCTTTGTCTTCAAAGTGAGTTCAAATGCACAGATGGGACTTAGAGGGACAAAAGGAGGTGGAATGCAATCTGGATGTTCTCATTATGTTCTTGCTCAATGGCTGATTCTGAATGATGAATTACTGGGTGGAGGGACCATTGTTCTGACAACATAGAAGAAATGGCATGTAGTGACCTCCTGACTGGGAGCATCCCTCCTCCTAACCCCTCTTCACTGTGTGGAAATGGGCCTCATGGGGTATTTCCTGCCATCTGTCAATCCCTGTATGATTAAGCTCAGCCTCACTGAGGCCAACCTCAGGGAAAGTAAAGGTAAAATCATTCTGTAAAGATCAATAGGTCCCAAGACGTTACATTTTCCAATGAAGTAACAACAGACGACATATTGTGATCTTTTCAACTCTGAACGATTTTATTTCCATATACGTTCTGCCACCATTCTAGCCTTTagatattttttcccaaatgtgCATCTTGCGATAACTGGTGCCAAAGAATATGTCGTATCTGATAAATGGATGGAAACATGCACGCTAACATAAAGTCCCCCATCAACATAAAGGCAAGAGCGTCAGAGGAGTCTTTGAAAAATTCAACAGAGTGCTCCGGAATGGAGTTCTAagcagtgcatgtgtgtgtgcatatgtgtatgtgtgtgacagagagagaaagagagacggacagagagagaaaaaagacactGCTTCATCTCTGAAGTGGCTTGGGCTTCTCAGTAGGCGTAACACATGGACAGTTATCATTATCATGGATCATGGTACCAAAGTAAGAGCACTGAATAGGGAGTTTTTGAACGCTGGGATTCAAGGACCATGACCACTGcttgctgggtgaccttgagcaagaccCTTTACCTATGCAGCAGTTTTCTACTTCACCTACTTTATAGGGTGGCTTTGAGCATCAAATCAGCTAATGTGGCCGAAAGTGATGCTGTCAAGTGCTGTACAACCGTAAGGTGACACTACTTAGTTTACTTCACCATGGCTTAGATGTCAAAAGGGTGACATAAAGCCCCTCATTAATACCAGTTAGTTAcacaatatttaataattttgtcaAGTACCCCTTCTCTCTTCTGGATCAGATGACAACAACAGAGAAATCTCCTAGAAGAATAGCTTCCCACTGGTCTTTTTTTGCCTGTATCTAAACCCTTGATCTTGGATATATTTCATAGAGCTCAGATTCTCCCAAAAGGCTTGTAATGGATATCAGTCCTACAATATCTTACAGTCTGCATCACAATAGGTTTCCAGGGGATCAGATGGGAAGACAGTAAcattccacccccaccccagtcccAAACCTCTTCTTCCTACCTAGCCATGCTGCTAAAATCTTGCCCTACATCCCACAGCAAGTACTAAAATTAGGTAAGGACGTACCAAAGTAAACTTACTGAACTAAAAGATTGAGAACCTGCCCTTTTTTTCTCAATACAATGGTTCAAAAGGGCAAACATTCTAATGAAGCATTGTTTCTGGAGTGGTCTGGAGGGCCCGGATCTGTCAGGCATTTCAGGATGCCGCCCTATTAGTAAAGGGCGAGTCTTAGCAGGTGGGATCTTGTGCCCTGATAGACCTAAGACTATCGaataggaattattttttaaaaagctcaaggAAGCAAACACATCAGTACTTTCACTTTTCCTCAACCCTCACCCCCATCAGTCAGTCTAGCTTTCTGTGGGAGCTGAGATTTCAAGTCGGGTGCACACACTACTTTGAACCCACTCAACATCTCAGCCGAGAAAAtggcacactgttggtgggtacTCTGGCTTAGCCACAAGAATACTGGTACTTTCAAGTTGGTGGCGCCCACTACAATGGGAGATCAAAACATACCGTGAAATGAGCACACAGTTTATTTTCATACTTCCTTGCCTAATTTTAGTCCTTGCTGGGGGAGGCAGATCAGGTTTGCAACAGCATGATCAGGTAGGAAGAAATGGGGTCTTTTCTCTGTGCTGAGGCTGAGCTAGGTAGACTGACAACTCTCTGACTTTGTAAAATTCAAGGCAAGCAAGGTATTCATGGTAATATTAGCAAAAATTTGGTCCGAGTAATTTGGTATGTATAATTTATGATGTCAAATTTTGAAATCATTTGTGCCTTCTTAAGTTCAAGGCAAATTGGCTATAAGAACTCTAACGAGAGAAAGAAACTCACTGTGATCTCTtactttatttaatcttcacaagtcTCTGAAATATGCTCCAATATGAGCCCCGTGTTGCAGATGAGGAACTGAAGCTCATGGAGATTTAGAGACTTGCCCAAGCTTAAATAGAGCCTAGATTGGAACATGGCTCTGTCTGACTCTGAAGCCCATGGAAGGGGCCTTGAGAATCCATCCCTATACAAAGCCAATATCCAACATTAAACTATATTTTTTGTCAGAATGTGAACCATGCTCTGCTTCACCTCACCACAAACTTTCCCTCTCTTTGTAACAGTGTTACAGTGGGCTGAAAAAGGATACTACACCATGAGCAACAACTTGGTAACCCTGGAAAATGGGAAACAGCTGACCGTTAAAAGACAAGGACTCTATTATATCTATGCCCAAGTCACCTTCTGTTCCAATCGGGAAGCTTCGAGTCAAGCTCCATTTATAGCCAGCCTCTGCCTAAAGTCCCCCGGTAGATTCGAGAGAATCTTACTCAGAGCTGCAAATACCCACAGTTCCGCCAAACCTTGCGGGCAACAATCCATTCACTTGGGAGGAGTATTTGAATTGCAACCAGGTGCTTCGGTGTTTGTCAATGTGACTGATCCAAGCCAAGTGAGCCATGGCACTGGCTTCACGTCCTTTGGCTTACTCAAACTCTGAACAGTGTCACCTTGCAGGCTGTGGTGGAGCTGACACTGGGAGTCTTCATAATACAGCACAGCAGTTAAGCCCACCCCCTGTTAACTGCCTATTTATAACCCTAGGATCCTCCTTATGGAGAACTATTTATTATACACTCCAAGGCATGTAGAACTGTAATAAGTGAATTACAGGTCACATGAAACCAAAACGGGCCCTGCTCCATAAGAGCTTATATATCTGAAGCAGCAACCCCACTGATGCAGACATCCAGAGAGTCCTATGAAAAGACAAGGCCATTATGCACAGGTTGAATTCTGAGTAAACAGCAGATAACTTGCCAAGTTCAGTTTCGTTTCTTTGCGTGCAGTGTCTTTCCATGGATAATGCATCTGATTTATCAGTGAAGatgcagaagggaaatggggAGCCTCAGCTCACATTCAGTTATGGTTGACTCTGGGTTCCTATGGCCTTGTTGGAGGGGGCCAGGCTCTAGAACGTCTAACACAGTGGAGAACCGAAAACCACCCCCCGCCACCCTCTCGGACAGTTATTCATTCtctttcaatctctctctctccatctctctctttcagtctctctctctcaacctcTTTCTTCCAATCTCTCTTTCTCAATCTCTCTGTTTCCCTCTGTCAGTCTCTTCCCTCCCCCAGTCTCTCTTCTCAATCCCCCTTtctctctaacacacacacataaacacacacacacacacacacacacacacgcacacacacaggagTCAGGCCGTTGCTAGTCAGTTCTCTTCTTTCCACCCTGTCCCTATCTCTACCACTATAGATGAGGGTGAGGAGTAGGGAGTGCAGCCCTGAGCCTGCCCACTCCTCATTACGAAATGACTGTATTTAAAGGAAATCTATTGTATCTACCTGCAGTCTCCATTGTTTCCAGAGTGAACTTGTAattatcttgttatttattttttgaataataaaGACCTCTTaacattattgttgttgtttgagtaCCTAAAGCTCCCAGCCAGGTTGGGGAAAGAGGAAGCATTTGGAGGGAATTTTCCCAacctttgtgatgttttcataaaCTTTGTTCTCAAGCTACttacattataaaatatcttgGTGGCAGCACACTTTCTGGAAGTCTGTGACAGCCTTTGATCGATGATGTGCTAGCCTATTCAGTGAAAAGCAATCTAGGTCTTTATTTCCAGCTTCTTCTGAAAAAGTTGCAGGAGAttgaaagaactttttttttattaatcaCAGCCAAGTGAGGCTGGAGAGGGTCCTTAAATAAGGAGCAGTGGCATAGCTTATTAATAGCTGTCTAGGTGGTTCCACTTAGGCAAGAGGAAATGGAGCTGGGAAAACCTGAGGGGAAGTATTGGCCCCCCAGTCTTCCACTGAAGTCAATGGAGCCATTTCTTGTCACCTCCAATAGAAGAATTTTTCATGTAAGAATCCCAGAGTGGTGTGTTCATCTTTACCGGGTAAGTCCTATATGCTCACTGTTGGTTATCTCCCTGGGCTCATGGTTTTAACTTAGCAGCATCTTCAAGCCACTAATGCCATGCCTTTTGTTCTCAACTGTCTCCTAGAATTTGCCTGCATCTCCAAAGGGTGAGCCTAGTTCCTCAAACCCAGTACATTCCAACCGAACTCTTAACATTTCCCCCCACACAATGGGATCTGTGTTCAATGTTTCCCAGTCCAATGAATGGTGTCTTTATCTACCCAGTTTTTCAAGTCAGAAACCTGGCTTGACTTCACTCTCATCACCCCCATGTTCAATCCCTCCAGCCTATGCTCATCAACCCTATCTCTTAAGTAGTCCTTAAGTTAATCTACTTCTTTCTATCTCTACTATTTCTATCCTAGTCCCAACTGTCACCATCTCTCTTCTGGAATAGTACAACAGCCTCCTAGATTCCCTGCCTCCACTCTTGCTCCCTTCCATCCATTCTCCATGCACAGCCAGTCCCCTGCTTCTTATGAACCTTGGAATAAAGACCAAAATAATCAATTTCATCTCCTGCTGCCACCTCTCTCGGTCTCTTAAGTTCTAGCCCTCAGTTCCTCTAAGCAAGGTTACAAATGCTTTCCTACCTTAGGGCCCTGGAATGctgttttctcttcttgcaaGACCCATTTCTCTCCCCCACTGCACCCTGCACTTAGCAAGTGCTTCACAGCACTTATCATGGTTGAAGTTTTCCCTACTATGCTGTGAGCTTCTTGAGGACCAAGACCTTGTCCCATTCACCATGATAACTTCAGCGTCTACCACAGGACCCAGCATTGAATTGGCCCTTTATTTGGTgcatgaaggaataaatgaatgaataaatacagctGCTTATAACTCAATGGCCCAGAAAATAATTCTGTGTGTTGGCTGAGGCAAAAATTTGCTACACTGAAAGGATCCTCATTATGTCAAAAATATCTGGATGATAAAAATGCACTCATGGAGTAAAAAATGACTGAGAATTATGCTGTAGCTAAAAACagataatatgtttttattatacatttcatgattatttgcaaaataatatatgtttgttCCAAACTTCAATTGAACATTTTCAGCATTTTCCTATAAATGAAAAAGACTCGAGTACATTTCTGATGTACCTGTAATAGTCTGATCATAAATTATCTAACttagttccatttttataatcATGTCACTTCTGTCTTCTATCTAAGGGGGACGGTGGGAATGTTTGAAAtaccaaataattatttctagacaaagagaaaataaacaaaggatAAAATATTACTGCCTCTGTTATTTGATGGTTAGCAAATGACCACAAAACGCAAACAGTGTGCTCTAGCAAGCTGTCAGAACAGGGGCGCCCCCACTTAAATGGAAATGACATGTAAACTTTTGGGCTTCAGGAGAGAATACATTCTGTGCTACATTCAACTATTTTCACAGGGCCCAATGCCACTGTGTTGGGAACTGCACTGCTTTAGACGTTTAAAGTAGTCTGAAGTACTTTGAGacacagaaacatggaactaagtatgatttttatgttatttttctctgtgaATCACATCcccactaaaacaaaacaaaaccagaaatgcTCATTGTAGTGTAGTAGTTAAATCTCGAGTCAGACAGATACAGTCTTAATCTAGGCTCCACTATTAACCAGCTTTATAAGTACAGGCAAGTCATTTCACCTCCTCTAGTCCtctgtgtcttcatctgtaaagtgggaataaaaagaagacatgctgggccaggcatggtggctcacgcctgtaatcccagcagtttgggaggctgaggcaggtggatcacttgaggtcaggagttcgagactagcctggccaacacagcaaaacgctgtctctactaaaaacacaaaaattagcccagcatggtggtgtgtgcctgtaatctcagctacgtgggaggctaaggcagcagaatcacttgtacccaggagggggaggttgcagtaagccaagatggtgcctgtgcactccagcctgggcgacagaagcaagactgcatctcaaaaaaaaaaaaaaaaaaaaaaaaaaaaagtttataaagattcaGTGAGATTGTCCACAGAAAGTCCCCAGCAGAATCTGCTCTCTGGAGAAGATCATCATGTAAGAAGCACTAAGGTGGGTCTCTACATGGTCCCCAGCACACCTGTCTGCATTCAGTGGTGCAAGTGGACAGGGTGCCATCTTAAATGGTTGAAACTTCTGAGACCAAGGAGAATGCCTGGCAACCCAGGTACACATGAGAGCCTTTGCTCATGTACTAGATCAAAGACCACACCCAATGTGAAGCAAagtgaaaccaaaaaaaagaaagaaagaaaaaccaaacattaCAGTAGACCTGTGGATAGCAAAGACCCTTTTTTTATGGTATAGTTTTATTGTCAAAAACTGCTAAGCGCTGGGGGCTTGGAGTTGCCAAATTTTTCAGTAGGTTTGAGaagattacatatatatattatatatataatatatatattatatatataatatatatattatatatataatatatatattatatatataatatatataaaatatatattatatataatatataaaatatatattatatataatatatataaaatatatattatatataatatataaaatatatattatatataatatatataaaatatatattatatataatatataaaatatatattatatataatatatataaaatatatattatatataatatataaaatatatattatatatataatatatataaaatatatattatatatataatatatataaaatatatattatatataatatatataaaatatatattatatataatatatataaaatatatattatatatataatatatataatatatattatatatattatatatataaaatatatattatatatataatatatataatatatattatatatattatatataaaatatatattatatatataatatatataaaatatatattatatatataatatatataaaatatatattatatatataatatataaaatatatattatatatataatatatataaaatacatattatatataatatatataaaatacatattatatataatatatataaaatatatattatatataatatatataaaatatatattatatatattatatataaaatatatattatatatataatatatataaaatatatattatatatatataaaatatatattatatatataatatatataaaatatatattatatatatatataaaatatatattatatatataatatatataaaatatatattatatatatatatatatatttagatggagtcttactctgttgccaggctggactggagtgcaatggcatgatctcggctcactgcaacctctgcctcccaggttcaagcgattcccctgcctcagcctcccgagtagctggggctgcaggtgcatgccaccacgcccagttaatttttttttttttgtattttagtagagatggggtttcaccatgttggccagaatggcctcgatctcctgaccttgtaatccgcccgcctcggcctcccaaagtgctgggattacaggcatgagccaccgagcccagccaaaGTTCTATATTTAGGAATGTTTCTTTAAAAGACGATGACCATTGATTCCCAGTCTAAGGGGCATCAGCACACAAACCTCCCCCTTCCATACCACACTTTCACACTCCTCTGAGTCATTCTTCA
This region includes:
- the CD40LG gene encoding CD40 ligand, with the translated sequence MIETYNQPSPRSAATGLPISMKIFMYLLTVFLITQMIGSALFAVYLHRRLDKIEDERNLHEDFVFMKTIQRCNTGERSLSLLNCEEIKSQFEGFVKDIMLNKEETKKENSFEMQKGDQNPQIAAHVISEASSKTTSVLQWAEKGYYTMSNNLVTLENGKQLTVKRQGLYYIYAQVTFCSNREASSQAPFIASLCLKSPGRFERILLRAANTHSSAKPCGQQSIHLGGVFELQPGASVFVNVTDPSQVSHGTGFTSFGLLKL